A segment of the Helicobacter sp. 'house sparrow 1' genome:
GGATATGAGGAGGGAGATATTGCCAAAGCAGTGATTAGTCTGCAAAAGCAGTCTTTAGATGTAAGGGAGAAATTTCAAGCCTTGCAAGATTTTTTTATCAAGTGTCAAGTACAAGAAGATTATGAGATATTTTTAGAAGATAGAGAGAGGCGTGAGAAGTTCTACTCACTTCTTTTAGAGTTTTCAAAGAGTCTCCAGCTCCTTTTTTTAGGCGAGGGGTATCAGGATGAAATCAAAGATTCAGAAGTAGAGATATTTAAAAAAGCTTTGAAATTTTATGTAGAGCTTAAGCGCAGTGTTCAGCTTCGCTATCACGAAAAAGTGGATTTTAGAAATTATGAAAAACAAATGCAAGAGCTTATTGATCGCTATATTGGAGCAAATGAAGTAGAGGTATTAGTAGAGCTTGTAGGGGTGTTTGATGAGAGATTTTTAGGTGAAGAGAAGCAATTGGGATCTGATAGTGCAAAAGCAGATCGGATTATAAATGCCATAAATCAAGTTATTACTCAAGAAAGGGTAAAGAATCCATTTTTCTATGATGAATTAAGTAAGCAGATTAAAGATGTATTAGAAAAATATAAGCAGGGAAGAATCCAAGAAGTAGAAAAGCTATTTGAAGCTAAAAAAATCTTAGAGAATCTAAGGGGCTATAGTAATAATGATCAGGGAAGTTATCCAAAAGACTTGGTGAAAAACGCCCAAAAAGCTTTTTATGATAATCTTAAATCAAGGTTTGATGATGAGGAAAAATTGGTGAAATTTATTCTTGAGCTTGATGAGGTATTTGTGCAAAAATCTCAAAAACCTGATTGGGAATATAATCTAGAGATTGCTAAGCAAATTGATCAAGCAATCGATGATTTGCTCTATGAGTATGATATTCTTATTCCATCTCAAGAGATTGAGAGCTTTATCATCAAAGTGAGAGAGATAGGACAAAAAAACTATGCAAGCTAAAGTCATCTATAAAGATATTAAAAATTTTATTCTTAAAGTTAAGCCTTCTTTAGAAGTAATTTTGAGCGTACCAAGACATACAAGCGCTAAAGAGATAGATTATATCTTGCAAAAACGCAAAGGATGGATTGAAAATGCATTGCAAAGATTCCAAGCTCTGCAGCCCATAAGCCCCAAAGAATTTGTAAGCGGAGAAGATTTTGAGTATTTAGGAAAGCATTATCGTCTTAAAGTGATTCCAAGTACAAAAGAAGAGATAAGAATTAATGGTGCATTTGTAGAACTTTTGACAAAAAAAGAAAATGATTTTTTGCATAAACAAAAGCTCATCAAGCAATGGTATCAAAAAAGAGCTCTTGAGTGTTTTAGTAAATTGCTAGATTC
Coding sequences within it:
- a CDS encoding M48 family metallopeptidase translates to MQAKVIYKDIKNFILKVKPSLEVILSVPRHTSAKEIDYILQKRKGWIENALQRFQALQPISPKEFVSGEDFEYLGKHYRLKVIPSTKEEIRINGAFVELLTKKENDFLHKQKLIKQWYQKRALECFSKLLDSYAKLLGFEVKTLRIRTMKTRWGSCNPKKASINLNLELIKKDKREIEYVILHELAHLKYPYHNQDFYHFVALYMPDWKDVRAKLNGIKA